One genomic window of [Clostridium] scindens ATCC 35704 includes the following:
- a CDS encoding ABC transporter ATP-binding protein — MSQIEVRHLVKEYKRKRNTGNIAASFCSMFRPDYEVLRAVNDVNFTVEKGEAVGYVGPNGSGKSTTIKMLCGILKPTAGSITVVGRDPFTERIQNNRKIGVVFGNRSLLWWDVPVIESYRLFQRMYEIPEQRYRENLERFTEIMDLGPLLSIPERQLSLGQKMRCNIAAAFLHNPEIVYLDEPTIGLDAESKARIREFIRRMNEEERTTFIVTSHDFQDIESLCRRIVLINHGKIVVDDDMQMVKQKFNTKKQIQFEVDKNPWYRQERLRMAGAEVLDMTPYSIRIEYDTSVTDSLTMIGQVSGQCEIKDVVISGRDIETIIREIIKEDNKYIS; from the coding sequence ATGAGCCAGATAGAAGTACGACATCTAGTAAAAGAGTATAAGAGAAAAAGGAATACAGGGAATATTGCAGCATCATTTTGCTCCATGTTCCGGCCGGATTACGAAGTGCTTCGCGCAGTGAATGACGTGAACTTTACCGTTGAAAAGGGAGAGGCAGTAGGATATGTGGGCCCCAACGGCAGCGGCAAATCAACCACAATTAAAATGTTGTGTGGCATCCTGAAACCTACGGCGGGGAGCATCACAGTTGTGGGACGTGATCCATTTACAGAGAGGATTCAGAATAACCGGAAGATTGGCGTGGTGTTCGGTAACCGTTCTCTTCTGTGGTGGGATGTTCCGGTGATTGAGTCTTACAGATTATTCCAGCGGATGTATGAGATACCGGAGCAGAGATACAGGGAGAATCTGGAACGGTTTACAGAGATTATGGATCTGGGCCCGTTGTTATCGATTCCAGAGCGTCAACTATCCCTGGGGCAGAAGATGCGGTGTAATATTGCGGCTGCATTTTTGCATAATCCGGAGATTGTTTATCTGGACGAGCCAACGATAGGTCTGGATGCAGAGTCGAAGGCGCGTATCAGAGAATTCATCCGCAGGATGAACGAAGAAGAGAGGACAACCTTCATCGTTACCAGCCATGATTTTCAGGATATTGAATCCCTGTGCAGAAGGATTGTGTTGATTAATCATGGGAAGATTGTAGTGGATGATGATATGCAGATGGTAAAGCAGAAGTTTAACACAAAAAAGCAGATTCAATTTGAAGTGGACAAGAATCCCTGGTATCGCCAGGAACGGTTACGGATGGCTGGGGCAGAGGTGTTGGATATGACACCATATAGCATCAGGATAGAATACGATACGTCAGTTACAGATAGCCTGACTATGATAGGGCAAGTTTCCGGACAGTGTGAGATTAAGGATGTTGTTATCTCGGGAAGAGATATTGAAACAATTATCCGGGAGATTATAAAAGAGGATAATAAGTACATAAGTTAA
- a CDS encoding ABC transporter permease, whose product MRRLRYYIRLWNGYQRISLLMVTQYPADTVIWILSMLLREASAFLGVVTIANVAGGFGRWNLYELCLLFSMCAIIEAIGQSFFDNIWGINYHVKDGLLDVYMIRPASVFIQLLGERFHYQAVISMTAYIGLMIYSMVHLGIGLGIGTLFFLLEFLICGTAVNSGIYLIFNSLNFWLIQGNDLPVLVQTCREFAKYPLSVFPSMIGCFFTFIIPFGFVGYYPAAYLTGKSGNWVLFAMPVCALTIGLIGSVIWRTGIRGYESTGN is encoded by the coding sequence ATGAGGCGGTTACGATATTATATCCGGCTATGGAATGGATATCAGAGAATCAGTCTGTTAATGGTAACCCAGTATCCGGCAGATACGGTGATATGGATTCTGTCAATGCTGCTGAGGGAAGCGTCAGCATTCCTTGGCGTGGTGACGATTGCGAATGTGGCAGGAGGATTCGGCAGATGGAATCTGTATGAACTTTGTCTGCTGTTCTCCATGTGTGCAATTATTGAGGCAATTGGGCAGTCGTTTTTCGATAATATCTGGGGAATTAATTATCATGTCAAGGATGGTCTGTTAGATGTATATATGATCCGTCCAGCGTCTGTCTTTATCCAGTTATTAGGTGAACGGTTCCATTATCAGGCGGTAATCAGTATGACGGCATATATCGGACTCATGATCTATTCTATGGTACATCTGGGCATTGGGCTTGGCATAGGAACTCTATTCTTTTTATTGGAATTCTTAATCTGTGGGACTGCGGTGAATTCTGGAATATATCTGATCTTCAACAGTCTTAATTTCTGGCTGATCCAGGGAAATGATCTTCCCGTATTGGTGCAGACCTGCCGGGAATTCGCCAAATATCCTTTGAGCGTGTTCCCGTCCATGATCGGGTGTTTTTTCACGTTCATCATTCCTTTTGGATTCGTGGGATATTATCCTGCTGCATATCTGACAGGTAAATCTGGGAATTGGGTATTATTTGCCATGCCGGTCTGTGCACTCACGATCGGATTGATTGGATCTGTAATATGGAGAACCGGAATCCGGGGATATGAAAGTACAGGGAATTAA
- a CDS encoding ABC transporter permease → MRKFYYLVKMTFLTKFAYMKAFWFDIAGTAASIVIYYFLWQYVFRQQETLRGFTMAQMTTYVVLSRMLSSQFSGGINVELSKWIYKGNIGIELLRPVSLFFTLFAKRVGEFVFFLLFKGIPISLVGLTVMGGTVPAGAGNLLLFFLSICISVGMMFFIEFMVGICAFYTYGYHGLMFTKSALLSILSGGVVPLFLFSENLRRILNYMPFAGMVSVPVNLYLGKYKFSEAIRFVGLQVIWVIVLWLAARMVYSHVIKRVVVQGG, encoded by the coding sequence ATGAGAAAATTCTATTATCTTGTCAAGATGACATTTTTAACTAAATTTGCATATATGAAAGCCTTTTGGTTTGATATAGCCGGAACTGCCGCGTCAATCGTAATCTATTACTTCCTATGGCAGTACGTATTCCGGCAGCAGGAGACGCTCCGGGGATTCACGATGGCGCAGATGACGACATACGTGGTATTGTCCCGGATGCTGTCTTCGCAGTTCTCAGGCGGCATTAATGTGGAATTGTCCAAATGGATTTACAAAGGGAATATCGGTATAGAACTCCTAAGACCAGTATCCTTGTTTTTTACCTTATTTGCAAAAAGAGTGGGAGAATTCGTGTTCTTTCTGCTGTTCAAAGGAATTCCGATCTCGTTAGTCGGTTTGACGGTTATGGGAGGAACAGTTCCAGCGGGAGCCGGAAACCTGCTTCTGTTCTTCTTGAGTATCTGCATATCGGTAGGAATGATGTTTTTTATCGAATTCATGGTGGGAATCTGTGCATTTTATACTTATGGCTATCATGGGCTGATGTTTACGAAGAGCGCGCTTTTGTCGATCTTATCAGGTGGTGTTGTGCCTCTCTTTTTATTCTCGGAGAACCTGCGCCGGATTCTTAACTACATGCCTTTTGCGGGGATGGTATCGGTTCCGGTGAACCTGTATCTGGGAAAATATAAATTCTCAGAGGCGATACGTTTTGTCGGACTTCAGGTTATCTGGGTGATTGTATTGTGGCTGGCTGCCAGAATGGTATATAGCCATGTTATTAAGCGCGTTGTAGTACAGGGAGGGTAA
- a CDS encoding DUF6271 family protein — MMKSVLFLPTNRLIEKCVKSYIQEVNYAKQNLQRNIPLVIVETNSEPFTEKNKKIIMELQNQYEELEIIHLTVEEQKTYFENLFEDMAPEIKEIFEETETNYGTAMNKLALFTCSLGCDAFHRRDSDTRLCFGEFKEAEEITLLK; from the coding sequence ATGATGAAATCAGTATTATTTTTGCCAACAAACAGATTAATTGAGAAATGTGTAAAAAGTTATATTCAAGAGGTAAATTATGCGAAACAAAATTTGCAGCGTAATATTCCTTTGGTTATCGTTGAAACCAATAGTGAACCTTTTACAGAAAAAAATAAGAAAATAATAATGGAATTACAAAATCAGTATGAAGAATTGGAAATTATCCATTTGACAGTAGAAGAGCAGAAAACATATTTTGAGAATTTATTTGAAGATATGGCTCCTGAAATCAAAGAGATCTTTGAAGAAACAGAAACTAATTATGGGACTGCTATGAATAAATTGGCATTATTTACATGTTCTTTAGGATGTGATGCATTTCATAGACGAGATTCTGATACTAGGTTATGCTTTGGCGAATTTAAAGAAGCGGAAGAAATTACCCTATTGAAATAG
- a CDS encoding metallophosphoesterase family protein — MARIGIITDIHNNAAALKLILRELEKRNCDEIICCGDIIGIGAYPEETVRIMRKLKNLSACVKGNHETFLFGRMPATFPNDEHMEYEERKYHLWEHERLEKDSVRFLSMLPYSQTIEREGRKIYVAHYSMDGQNRYVNYHQNPSKEQVKTMFAGIDADIILYGHDHAGSIMPGDDHIKRPWYINCGSLGCPAKDKNIARAGILDIGKEIQYESVRIPYDVEAVLRDIDLFNFPDKENIKQYFYGVDTV, encoded by the coding sequence ATGGCGAGAATCGGAATTATCACTGACATTCATAATAATGCGGCTGCATTAAAATTAATATTAAGGGAACTTGAAAAAAGAAATTGTGATGAGATTATATGTTGCGGCGACATTATCGGAATAGGCGCCTATCCGGAAGAGACGGTACGGATCATGCGTAAACTTAAGAATCTCTCTGCTTGTGTAAAAGGAAATCATGAGACATTTTTATTCGGAAGAATGCCGGCGACATTTCCCAATGATGAGCATATGGAATATGAAGAGAGAAAGTATCACCTGTGGGAGCATGAGAGATTGGAAAAAGATTCTGTAAGGTTCCTTAGCATGCTTCCGTATAGCCAGACGATCGAGCGGGAAGGAAGAAAAATATATGTTGCGCACTATTCGATGGATGGGCAGAATCGGTATGTGAACTACCATCAGAACCCATCCAAAGAGCAAGTGAAGACGATGTTTGCCGGGATAGATGCAGACATCATTCTCTATGGTCATGATCACGCAGGGAGCATCATGCCGGGAGACGATCATATCAAACGTCCGTGGTATATTAATTGCGGCTCTCTTGGATGTCCGGCGAAAGATAAGAATATAGCAAGAGCAGGAATTCTTGATATCGGGAAAGAGATACAGTATGAAAGTGTACGGATTCCATATGATGTGGAGGCGGTATTAAGAGATATCGATCTGTTTAACTTTCCGGACAAAGAGAATATTAAACAGTATTTTTATGGGGTAGATACTGTATGA
- a CDS encoding carbohydrate ABC transporter permease: MKSRSNTKKLFVHLALLLGVGVTVFPFLWMVLTSFKTVGEAMQIPPTFFPKQFLVDAYGQIITALPFARVYLNTIISTVVTTIVQVMFCSMAAYAFARIEFPFKNVIFVLILSVLMVPGQIFLIPQYQIIQKLGLLDTIPALFLPNLFSAFGTFLLRQFFMSLPKELEEAAFLDGCSRYQIFWKIMLPLTKPGIVSLVIFTAKFAWNDFMWPLIVNTSPKMMTLGPALSTLEGQYTTKYPMQMAGAVMAVIPIIVLFFIFQKQFIEGVAQSGIKG, from the coding sequence ATGAAAAGTAGATCAAATACAAAGAAATTATTCGTTCATCTGGCACTTCTCCTTGGGGTTGGAGTTACAGTATTCCCATTCTTATGGATGGTGCTTACTTCATTCAAAACAGTAGGAGAGGCGATGCAGATACCGCCGACATTCTTTCCGAAGCAGTTTCTGGTGGATGCTTATGGACAGATCATAACGGCTCTGCCATTCGCCAGAGTATATCTGAACACAATTATATCAACGGTAGTAACAACGATTGTACAGGTAATGTTCTGTTCTATGGCAGCATATGCGTTCGCTCGTATTGAGTTCCCGTTCAAGAATGTAATCTTTGTGCTGATTCTGTCAGTGCTTATGGTACCGGGACAGATCTTCCTGATCCCTCAGTATCAGATCATTCAGAAACTGGGACTTCTGGATACCATACCGGCATTATTCCTGCCAAATCTGTTCAGCGCGTTCGGTACCTTCCTTCTGAGGCAGTTCTTTATGTCACTGCCGAAAGAATTGGAAGAAGCGGCATTTTTGGATGGATGCAGCCGTTATCAGATCTTTTGGAAGATTATGCTTCCGCTAACCAAACCGGGTATCGTGTCTTTGGTAATCTTTACGGCGAAGTTCGCATGGAATGATTTCATGTGGCCGTTGATCGTCAATACATCTCCGAAGATGATGACGCTTGGTCCTGCACTTTCAACCTTAGAGGGACAGTATACGACCAAGTATCCGATGCAGATGGCTGGAGCGGTAATGGCAGTTATACCGATAATCGTACTGTTCTTCATCTTCCAGAAACAGTTTATCGAAGGTGTTGCACAGTCTGGAATCAAAGGCTAG
- a CDS encoding carbohydrate ABC transporter permease, with amino-acid sequence MAEGKVKTGVQKKRASKRAKKDWIAAYIFIAPVTIGLLIFYIWPFIQNVWFSFNDVNKFNIATFVGMQNYEDMIHDKEVWATFGNTLKYVLCTVPVGLFLSILIAALLNSKIKGTSIYRTLYFLPSVTMAAAVAMAWKWIYNEKMGILNSVIRGLGGKGHGWLTDPKIALYMVMIVGLWMTVGYNMIILLAGMQGISQSYYEAAALDGAGTVQRFFKITIPMLTPTIFFVMITSIISGFQVFDVIYMMIRKTNPAYKSTQTVVMLFYRKAFDYGYKGYAAAISILIFAVIMLVTVIQLWGQKKWVNYD; translated from the coding sequence ATGGCTGAGGGTAAAGTAAAAACAGGCGTACAGAAAAAACGGGCAAGCAAGCGTGCGAAGAAAGACTGGATCGCAGCGTATATCTTCATTGCACCAGTTACCATCGGGCTATTGATATTCTATATCTGGCCGTTTATCCAGAATGTATGGTTTAGTTTTAATGATGTTAACAAATTTAATATAGCAACCTTTGTTGGTATGCAGAATTATGAGGATATGATTCATGACAAAGAAGTGTGGGCAACATTCGGCAATACGCTGAAATACGTGTTATGCACGGTGCCGGTTGGATTATTCCTGTCAATTCTCATCGCAGCATTGCTGAATTCTAAGATCAAAGGAACGTCCATTTACCGGACCTTGTATTTCCTTCCTTCCGTAACAATGGCGGCTGCGGTTGCGATGGCGTGGAAATGGATCTATAACGAGAAGATGGGAATTCTGAACAGTGTCATCCGGGGACTGGGAGGAAAAGGACATGGATGGCTGACCGATCCGAAGATTGCGCTTTATATGGTTATGATTGTCGGTTTATGGATGACGGTAGGATACAATATGATTATCCTGCTCGCCGGTATGCAGGGAATCTCCCAGTCATACTATGAAGCGGCAGCACTTGACGGAGCAGGTACGGTACAGCGATTTTTCAAGATTACCATACCAATGCTGACACCAACCATATTCTTCGTAATGATCACCTCTATCATCAGCGGTTTCCAAGTGTTCGATGTTATCTACATGATGATAAGAAAGACGAATCCGGCTTATAAGAGCACGCAGACGGTAGTTATGCTGTTCTATCGCAAGGCATTCGATTATGGATATAAAGGATATGCAGCGGCAATTTCTATTCTGATCTTCGCAGTAATCATGCTGGTAACAGTAATTCAGCTGTGGGGACAGAAGAAATGGGTTAATTACGATTAG
- a CDS encoding ABC transporter substrate-binding protein encodes MKKNLKKLAALGLCIAMGATMLTGCGGESKGGSSGGKTTLAFGIWDENQRPAMEKLVEAYEAENKDVTVEIQLTPYKGGEYFTKLEAAATGGKAPDVFWVNVLHLDSYVDGGILADLTDAIDKSDINDAFSETLVNNYVRDGVNYAVPKDFDTNALWYNKEIFDAAGVAYPTDDMTYDDLVATAEALKAAGLDDGVYPFACPVDFQTWYYQTVYANGGYIINDDKTETGYDDPKTQEGIQCWIDMIDKGLSPSAAALAETTQDVMFEGNQLAMNFAGSYMVPEYAGNDAIADKIDCVEIPTFNGVEDNCINGLGYAVYEGSKNKDAAIDFAIWLGSKEAMKIQGETGVVISARTDAQQYFSKANPDYNLAAYTNHADEAYPLPVCKSAAELYDLEATSLQKAYNGKAPLADVCKEMKAEADKLLEKDAK; translated from the coding sequence ATGAAGAAGAATCTGAAAAAACTGGCAGCCCTTGGATTGTGTATAGCAATGGGCGCAACGATGCTCACAGGATGCGGCGGTGAATCTAAAGGCGGATCATCCGGTGGCAAGACAACCCTGGCCTTTGGGATCTGGGATGAGAACCAGAGACCGGCAATGGAAAAACTTGTAGAGGCATATGAGGCAGAGAACAAGGATGTAACTGTTGAAATTCAGTTAACTCCATACAAAGGTGGAGAGTACTTTACAAAACTGGAAGCAGCAGCAACAGGCGGAAAGGCTCCGGACGTATTCTGGGTGAACGTTCTTCATCTGGATTCTTATGTAGATGGCGGCATCCTGGCAGATCTGACAGACGCAATTGACAAGTCTGATATTAATGACGCTTTCTCTGAGACACTGGTGAACAACTATGTTCGTGACGGCGTGAACTATGCGGTTCCAAAAGACTTCGATACCAATGCACTGTGGTATAACAAAGAGATCTTTGATGCTGCAGGCGTAGCATATCCTACGGATGATATGACATATGATGACCTGGTTGCTACAGCAGAAGCACTGAAGGCAGCAGGGTTAGATGATGGTGTCTATCCATTCGCCTGCCCGGTTGATTTCCAGACATGGTATTATCAGACCGTATATGCGAACGGCGGATACATCATTAACGATGACAAGACAGAGACCGGATATGATGATCCAAAGACACAGGAAGGTATCCAGTGCTGGATCGATATGATTGATAAAGGATTGTCTCCAAGCGCAGCAGCATTAGCAGAGACGACTCAAGATGTTATGTTCGAAGGCAATCAGCTTGCTATGAACTTCGCTGGCTCTTACATGGTTCCAGAGTATGCAGGCAATGATGCAATCGCAGATAAGATTGACTGTGTAGAGATTCCGACATTCAATGGGGTAGAAGATAACTGTATCAATGGTCTCGGCTATGCAGTATATGAAGGAAGCAAGAACAAGGATGCAGCAATTGATTTCGCAATCTGGCTTGGAAGCAAAGAGGCTATGAAGATCCAGGGTGAGACAGGTGTTGTTATCTCTGCAAGAACAGATGCTCAGCAGTATTTTTCAAAAGCAAATCCGGACTACAATCTGGCAGCATATACCAACCATGCAGATGAGGCATATCCGCTTCCGGTATGTAAATCAGCAGCAGAATTATATGACCTTGAAGCAACTTCTCTTCAGAAAGCATACAACGGAAAAGCACCATTAGCAGATGTATGTAAAGAAATGAAAGCAGAAGCAGATAAGCTATTGGAAAAGGATGCAAAATAA
- a CDS encoding Gfo/Idh/MocA family protein, which yields MSKRMKVAIAGLGSRGRDMYAKSALLHPDKMEIVAVADTDPKKVALMAAEHHLPKEACFASAEKMLEEDRLADAIIIATQDRQHVRQAVLALKKGYHLLLEKPVSPKLEECRELEEAARRYHRKVVVCHVLRYTPIYQKVKELLDSGCIGDVVSIVATENVGWFHQAHSFVRGSWANSDETSPMILQKCCHDMDLYPWLAGKTCESLTSYGDTYLFKEEKAPKGCAKRCLDGCSVKEECPFDAEKIYLDSTLVGYRSGNRIWPLDVLVPEGPTEETLLKQMKTGRYGRCVYHCDNNVVDHQVVNLMMTDGTTMSFTMCGFTPEVSRYARFMGTKGELRVNMDSQEIEKCEIAVYRFGSHITEEKVDVMSLSDNFSGHGGGDDRMVEEFLDIISGAKEESSYVTSIERSLESHYCALAAEYSRTHGGVPVKIADFGR from the coding sequence ATGAGTAAACGTATGAAGGTTGCAATTGCGGGATTGGGAAGCCGGGGCAGAGATATGTATGCCAAGTCAGCACTGCTTCATCCGGATAAGATGGAGATCGTTGCTGTCGCAGATACGGATCCGAAGAAAGTCGCTCTTATGGCGGCAGAACATCACCTGCCAAAGGAAGCGTGCTTTGCAAGTGCTGAGAAGATGCTAGAGGAAGATCGTCTTGCAGATGCTATCATCATTGCGACGCAGGACAGACAGCATGTAAGACAGGCGGTCTTAGCGCTTAAGAAGGGATATCACCTGCTGCTTGAAAAGCCTGTATCTCCGAAACTGGAGGAATGCCGGGAGTTAGAAGAAGCGGCCAGAAGATATCACCGCAAGGTAGTCGTATGCCATGTGTTAAGATACACGCCGATCTATCAGAAGGTGAAAGAATTACTGGACAGTGGCTGCATCGGGGATGTGGTATCAATAGTGGCGACAGAGAATGTAGGATGGTTCCACCAGGCGCATAGTTTCGTGCGCGGCAGCTGGGCGAATTCTGATGAAACCAGTCCGATGATTTTGCAGAAATGCTGTCATGACATGGACTTGTATCCGTGGCTGGCAGGAAAGACCTGTGAATCCCTTACTTCCTACGGAGATACGTATCTTTTTAAAGAAGAGAAAGCACCCAAGGGATGTGCAAAACGCTGCCTGGATGGATGCAGTGTAAAAGAAGAATGCCCGTTTGATGCAGAGAAAATATATCTTGACAGTACTTTGGTTGGCTATCGCTCAGGCAATAGAATCTGGCCGTTGGATGTGCTGGTTCCGGAAGGACCGACAGAAGAAACATTGCTCAAGCAGATGAAGACCGGAAGGTATGGCCGTTGTGTATATCATTGCGATAATAATGTTGTAGATCATCAGGTGGTGAACCTGATGATGACAGACGGAACGACTATGAGTTTTACCATGTGCGGATTTACACCAGAAGTATCCCGGTATGCAAGATTCATGGGAACGAAAGGTGAACTGAGAGTGAATATGGATTCACAGGAGATAGAAAAATGTGAGATCGCGGTCTACAGATTCGGCAGCCATATCACAGAAGAGAAGGTTGATGTGATGAGTCTGTCAGATAATTTCTCGGGGCATGGCGGAGGAGATGACCGCATGGTAGAAGAATTCCTGGACATTATCAGTGGAGCGAAGGAAGAAAGTTCTTATGTGACCTCTATAGAACGTTCCCTGGAGAGCCATTATTGTGCGCTGGCGGCAGAATACTCCAGAACCCACGGAGGAGTGCCTGTGAAGATTGCGGATTTCGGCAGATAA
- a CDS encoding DUF5696 domain-containing protein, giving the protein MTNIKINHTEIQFEEESLRITLCKEKTVWEWTDTYSPHLECEDGHLEFKDALSVRHKKVENGIGAGIRSTYRGFRIGERELPYAFETYVWIEWTTEDVYFEWIPLCEEGIKVKAVYWPGEMAFEEKKENWYTLLNMQQGILIPNTWEVELGKIIFDGIFETAGGYMPWFAQVKARQGYIAICTTPWNAAYQAKHPAGGPYTHVGMRFEPSLGKMDYRRVVRYSLLSDCDYNDICKAYREYVKEQGRLRTLAEKAAQVPSVDRLIGCSFVHKGIKTYVSEGSDFFDKDAPDINNQLVSFAKREEEIRELNAAGVKKLYMHLDGWAEPGYDNQHPDYVPACEAAGGWEKMRSLVDAMHECGYLFGIHDQYRDYYHSAPSYDDDYACMLPDGTIPQHQRWAGGPQSYLCGTQAPYYVKRNFKELKKNRIELDCAYLDVFTCNEGDECNNPRHRMTRKECYDARASCFNYLMSQGILPSSEEVSDWCIPSMVFSHYAPYDFMLREPGSPKYGVPVPLFNLVYHDCLIEPWMMEKVSDSEDYMLYALLNGGAPYVIRDGAYPNFDGSFEPDVKLTLDQDIERCKVVSELHEKVAKCEMVRHEMVGGDYEVQRTVFSDGTVVTVDFRNQVYEITR; this is encoded by the coding sequence ATGACAAATATAAAAATAAATCATACCGAGATTCAGTTTGAAGAAGAAAGCCTCCGAATTACCCTATGCAAAGAGAAAACAGTATGGGAATGGACAGATACATATTCTCCACATCTAGAATGCGAAGATGGACATCTGGAATTCAAGGATGCACTTTCTGTCAGACATAAGAAAGTTGAGAACGGAATTGGAGCAGGCATACGCAGCACTTATCGGGGATTCCGAATTGGGGAACGAGAACTCCCGTATGCATTTGAGACGTATGTCTGGATTGAGTGGACAACAGAAGATGTCTATTTCGAGTGGATTCCACTGTGCGAAGAAGGGATCAAGGTAAAAGCGGTTTACTGGCCTGGCGAGATGGCATTCGAGGAGAAGAAGGAGAACTGGTATACGCTGCTTAATATGCAGCAGGGAATCCTGATCCCGAATACCTGGGAAGTAGAATTGGGCAAGATCATATTCGATGGAATCTTCGAGACGGCAGGCGGGTACATGCCATGGTTTGCTCAGGTCAAAGCAAGACAAGGATACATTGCCATCTGTACGACACCGTGGAATGCGGCATACCAGGCAAAGCATCCGGCAGGAGGGCCGTACACGCATGTGGGCATGCGTTTCGAGCCAAGTCTTGGAAAGATGGATTACCGGAGAGTTGTAAGATACTCGCTTCTGAGCGACTGCGATTATAACGATATCTGTAAAGCGTACCGGGAATACGTAAAAGAACAGGGAAGGCTTCGTACCTTGGCAGAGAAAGCGGCGCAGGTACCGTCCGTAGATCGATTGATCGGATGCAGTTTCGTACATAAAGGGATTAAGACCTATGTTAGCGAGGGGTCGGATTTCTTTGATAAAGATGCGCCGGATATCAATAACCAGTTGGTTTCGTTTGCCAAAAGAGAAGAAGAGATCAGGGAACTTAATGCAGCCGGAGTTAAGAAGTTATACATGCATCTGGATGGATGGGCAGAGCCTGGATATGATAACCAGCATCCCGACTATGTGCCGGCATGTGAAGCGGCTGGCGGCTGGGAGAAGATGCGGTCCTTAGTAGATGCTATGCACGAATGCGGATACCTCTTCGGGATTCACGACCAGTACCGCGATTATTATCATTCGGCGCCAAGTTATGATGATGATTATGCCTGTATGCTTCCGGATGGTACGATCCCACAGCATCAGAGATGGGCAGGAGGTCCTCAGTCCTATCTTTGCGGTACACAGGCGCCATATTATGTGAAACGGAATTTTAAAGAGTTGAAGAAGAACCGGATCGAACTGGACTGTGCATATCTGGATGTATTTACCTGTAATGAGGGAGACGAGTGCAACAACCCTCGCCATAGAATGACCAGAAAAGAGTGTTACGATGCGAGAGCCAGCTGCTTCAACTATCTGATGTCCCAGGGGATCCTTCCTAGTTCGGAGGAGGTAAGCGACTGGTGTATTCCGAGCATGGTATTCAGCCATTATGCGCCGTATGATTTCATGCTTCGTGAGCCGGGAAGTCCGAAGTATGGGGTTCCGGTGCCACTGTTCAATCTGGTATACCATGACTGCCTGATCGAGCCATGGATGATGGAGAAGGTAAGCGATTCGGAAGATTATATGCTGTATGCACTGCTGAACGGCGGAGCTCCATATGTTATCCGGGATGGAGCATATCCGAATTTTGACGGATCATTCGAGCCGGATGTGAAACTGACCCTGGATCAGGACATCGAAAGATGCAAGGTAGTATCTGAACTTCATGAAAAAGTAGCAAAATGTGAGATGGTACGTCACGAGATGGTAGGCGGAGACTATGAAGTACAGAGAACCGTGTTCTCAGATGGGACGGTGGTAACAGTCGATTTCAGGAATCAGGTATACGAGATAACGCGATAG